The sequence GCTGAAACCAGTGCCGGTGGCGGCCGAGGCCCGCGAGCGCACACCACCTCGGCGGCACCGGCCCGGTGCGTGTTTCGTGGCCTGACCGGTTCCGTGACCTCACTGGCGCCTCGTGTGGGAGCCCGCACGGCGCTTTTCCGTACAACCCTCCCTTCCCGGCAGCGCACCCGCACCCCATTGGCTAACCCTCCCCACCTCCCAGTTTCCGCGGCGCTGATTGGCCGTCGCACCCTCCCGCCTCGCCGTTGCTAAGCGACGCGGCCATGGCGGCGGACGCGAAGGAGGCGGCGGCGATGGAGGAGGCGGAGAGCGATGGtgccgcggcggccgcggcgctgtCGGAGCTGGCGGCGCTGCTCTCTCCGTCctcccccgccgctcccgcggcTGCCGAGGCCGCCCTGGCGCTGTCGGGCAGCGCCTCGGGCCGGGCGCTGCTGGCGGGACACCCCGCGGCCTTGGCGGCCTTGTGCGGCCTGGCCGCCTCGGCCTCGCGTGGCTCGGAGCCCGCCTTGGCCGCGCTGGTGAACGCGTCCTCGGAGCCGGCCGCGCTGGAGCCGCTCCTCCCCGCGGTCCCTTGGCTCGCCGAGCTCCTGCCCGGCTCCGGGCCGGCCTGCGGGGTGCTGGCCAACCTGGGCCGGGacgaggcggcggcgccgcgggtGCTGCGGGCGCTGGGCCCCGGCGCGGGGCCGCTGCTGCGGGCGCTGAGCGCGGAGCGGCCGCCGGAGGAGCTCGGGGCGCTGCTCTGCAACCTCAGCCGGGCCCCGGAGGGACGGGCCGCGCTGCTGGAGCCATCGGGGTGAGATAAACGGtgtttggggggatttatggggattttgggggggatttatggaagttttggggggatttatgggggtttgggggggatttatgggggtttgggggggatttatgggggtttgggggggatttatgggggtttggggggatttatgggggtttgggggggatttatgggggttttggggggacttatgggggtttgggggggatttatgggggttttggggtttggggcgcTGCTCTGCAACCTCAGCCGGGCCCCGGAGGGACGGGCCGCGCTCCTGGAGCCATCGGGGTGAGataaatggggttttgggggatttatggggattttgggggggatttatggaagttttggggggatttatgggggtttgggggggatttatgggggtttggggggatttatgggggttttggggggatttatgggggtttgggggggatttatgggggttttggggggacttatgggggttttggggggatttatgggggttttggggtttggggcgcTGCTCTGCAACCTCAGCCGGGCCCCGGAGGGACGGGCCGCGCTGCTGGAACCATCGGGGTGAGATAaacgggattttgggggatttatggggattttgggggatttatgggggttttggggggttttatgggggttttggggggatttttggggattttggggggttttatggggattttggggggttttatgggggttttggggggggttgaggtttttggggtgctgctggagccctcGGGGTGAGATAAactgggattttggtgttttattgggatttttggggtgttttatgggcgttttggggggattttgggatgttttatGGGGCATTTGGGGTgattcttttgggtttttttttttgtggctttttaaggattttggggtgatttggggtgtttttggtgttccaggcgggcgctgcggcgGCTCCTG comes from Lonchura striata isolate bLonStr1 chromosome 1, bLonStr1.mat, whole genome shotgun sequence and encodes:
- the HGH1 gene encoding protein HGH1 homolog; protein product: MAADAKEAAAMEEAESDGAAAAAALSELAALLSPSSPAAPAAAEAALALSGSASGRALLAGHPAALAALCGLAASASRGSEPALAALVNASSEPAALEPLLPAVPWLAELLPGSGPACGVLANLGRDEAAAPRVLRALGPGAGPLLRALSAERPPEELGALLCNLSRAPEGRAALLEPSGRALRRLLALLRGPASAALRRGAAGALRNCCFQHENHERLLSPELDALPLLLLPLAGPEELPEEEMEQLPVDLQYLPPEHRPEEEPEIRKMLLETLMLLAATKAGREQLRRRGSYLVLRELHGRERDPAVLGACHNLIQVLIGEEPEAAMENLLEVPIPPELRQRFADMDAEEERRRREEPAETAG